Sequence from the Prosthecobacter debontii genome:
GATGCGGTGAGTCTTCGCCTCCTCTCAGAGCTGCGTTCCAAACTGATTCAGACCGGGGTGCGCTTGGTCTTGTGTCAAACCGGACGCTGGAAAGCCAGCCTAACCGAGGCTGGTATCGCAGCCAGTGCGATCTATGACACCGAGGACGCGGCTCTTGAGGCCTGTGAAGATGCTTTGTTGCTGGAGGTTACGGGAGCCACCTGGCGATCCTTGGGCCCAATGGCTCTGGATCAATGCGTGCTCTTCCAGCATTGTAACGCTGAAGACTTGGCGATGATCCGGCAGGAACTCGCTCCGCGCGTCTATGAGCCCGGCCAAACCATGATTTCTGCGGGTGAACCTGCGACCGAGATGATGGTGATCTTATCGGGTAATGCCGAAGTCCAGATCCGCGATGAGGCGCAGAACCGGAAGCGTGTGGATGTGCTCACCTCGGGCATGACCGTGGGTGAGATGGCGTTTCTTGACGGCTCACCACGCTCGGCGGATGTGATCGCTCAAGATCAGGTGCGCTGTTTGGTGGTGCCCCGTCAGTGGTTTGTGGATCTCACGGAGAGGAATCCCGTCCTGAAGATCACTCTGCTGCAAGAGATGACCCGTGAAATCGCCGCGCGTCTGCGTCAGGCGAACATCGAGAACGGTGCTCGTCAGCGGGGGTGAACGACTACCCATGCTTTTTATTGAGATGCCGGAACGACTTGCACTGCGAGCATCTTATTCAATTTGCCAACATAACAACGCCACCTAATCTGGAGGCGTGCCCTCACACATCGTCGCATTTCTCAACTTCAAAGGTGGCGTCGGCAAAACCACCAACACGGTTAACATCGCTGCCATCATGGCGATGCACAAACAACTCGCCGGAAGGCGGGTGCTAGTGATCGACCTTGATCCACAGAGCAACACCACTCTTTGGCTGATCAATCGAGAGGGCTATCGAAAAGCTTTCGAAAACGACCTCACGATCCACAAGCTCTTCACCAGTTTTGAAAAAGGAGGTAAACCCGACCTCTCATCCTTGATCCAAACCGGTGTCTTAGAAAACCTCACGACAGGGGGGCGCCTCGATCTTGTTCCGGGGTCTTTCCAGATGCTGGAATTGGAGGAAAGGCCCTCTCTGGGACACCACATCAAGCAGGCTGATGGCGTCTTAGCGGCGGCGCTCAGACCTCTCCGAGAGGACTATGATTATATTCTGATCGATTGCCCGCCAGCTTGGTCTCTCTTTACCCGCAATGCGCTTCGTGCAGCGGATTTTATCCTGGTGCCTTACACGCCTGATTACCTCGCTCTGGAAGGTATCAAATGGATTAACCAACTTTTACGCAAATACACCCATGATTCGGCCCCGAATCGCGTGGCCAAGCTCGGCGGCGTGATTGTGAACCGATATCGAAACTTCCAGCCTGTGCAGGCAGCCTTGCTGGAAATGCGTGAAGTCTTGGACGTTTACAGCCAGCTGCAGAACCTCGATATCCAAGTCTTCGAACCGATGATCCGGGAGGCTTCTGCGGTGACGGATTCCAATAATGTTCAGCAAGCCCTTGTCACCGAGCGGCCTTATGATCCAGTGACCAAAGATCTTGTCGCCCTCACCCAAAATTTGATCACCTTTTTCCAACGCTTTCCCAAGCCTGACGCATGAGCACTTCTCCCCCCAAGAAAGCCGCAAAGTCTGCCGCCGCCCTTCCTGGTTTGAAAAAACTGCCTAGCCAACTCCGCGCCTTAGCGGATCAACTGGAGCGTCTGGGACCGGTGCTGAATCCTGCGGCAATCAAGACCGAATGGAGCAAGCTTACAAGCACAGTTGAACGCCTAAGTAAGCTTGAAGTCGACGACCTTCTAACCCCCTTGGACGATTATCTGGCGTGCCGTCAAAGCTGGCTGGAGGCTTGGTCGAAGGCTCCTGGTGCCATGGAAGCTTATTGCAAAAGCACCCTGGGGGCGAAGAGCAAAAGCCTAGCCGCAGAGCCCGGCGAAGACAGTGTCGAACATCATCTTCGCCTGCTGGGTTCATGTTTGGGCAAAGCTGGACAAGACGGTGTCAAAGCGGCCATGGCTGCGTCGCAACGTCCAGTCGAAGCCAAACCTCAAACTAACCTGATCCAGGATACGGATGCACGTGACCTTCTGCATCAGTTGGGGGGGCTGCCCGAAGATGAGTTCCTGGCTCTGGCTAAAAAGACAGACTTGTCGCTTTTGCAGCGTGCGGCTGGGCTTCTGGGTTTCAAGCTGACAGCCAAACTTTCTTCCGTCACTCTCAAAAAAGTGCATCGTGCCGCACTGCAGTTTCATCGCAATACCAGGGTGTAGGCGGAAGGGTCGCGTCGGCCACTCACGAGCCACCTCCTCGCCAAGGCACTCAATCAAAAGGCCCTCGGTTTTAAGTCGAGGGTCTTGAGGAGTGAGATGAGCAACCAGAGACTTACTTGCTCTTCTTGGCGGCTTTTTTAGCCGCTTTCTTGGCTGGGGCCTTTTTGGCTGTCTTTTTAGCGGCTGTTTTCTTGGCGGGCTTTTTCTTCGGCGCACGCGGTGTGGGATCTGCAATAGGAGCGGTGTCGTTCCAGTCCAGTTTCGGCGCATCACCCCACAGCTCTTCGAGGGCGTAGTATTCACGCTTCTCAGGAGAGAGAATGTGCACCAGCACGTTGGGGAAGTTGACGATCAGCCACTGGCTTTCGTAAGTGCCATCGCTGAAGAGGGGTTTTTCACCATGTTCTTCGCGCAGTTGCTCGACGATCTCATCGCGAACGGCGCGCAATTGAGGGTTTGATGACGCGGTGGCGATGACGAAAAAGTCCGTTACCGGCGAAAGGCCGCGCAGATCTAGGAGCATGATATTCTCCGCCTTCTTATCATCTGCATATTTGGCGCACAGGCGTGCGATCTCGATGGATTCCATGGTTGTATTCTTAGCAACCTACTCTGAACGCCACTTTTAGCTGGAAAGCAAGCACTCAAGCACAGGCTTTGGTTTCTGGAGATATTACGAGTTTCTTCTTGCGCAAAAACCTTATTCTAAGTCTTTTCACTGATATGCTGGTATTCCCCCCGTCCAAAAAAGCTTGGCTCGTTCGTTGGAGCTTTTGGTGCTCATTGCTGTGGCTAACGAACACGGTTTGGGCTGCTGGGGAGGTAGATCCGAACTTTAATCCCGACGCTAATAACAACGTCTATGCCTTCTCGATCCAGCCTGATGATAGAATCGTGATCGGAGGCAACTTTACCTCGGTGGGAGGACAGTCACTTTCCAGACTTACGCGCTTGCTGTCGAATGGTCTTTTAGATCCAAGCTTTCCGGGCTCGGTCAGTAGTGTCGTGTATGGATTGAATCAACAGGCTGATCGTAAGCTCCTTTTGTCAGGCTATTTTAATACCGTCAACGGACAAGCTCGTGGTAGTGGAGCTCTGCTGAGCCAAGACGGCGTGTTGGGAAGCGGGTTTAATTTCCAAAGCAATCAAAGTGTTGAGGTCGCGGTGCCTCAGGCGGACGGAGGAATCATCGTTGGAGGCTTTTTTACCCAGCTTATGGGAGCTACACGCAACTACATCGCACGGGTCAATGCAGGAGGTGAACTGGACACTGTATTCAACCCAGATGCCAACGATGTCGTTCGCACGGTAGCAGTGACTCCCGAGGGGAAAATCATCATAGCAGGATCGTTCACAACGATTGGCGGGACGAGCAAAACTCGCATCGCGCGATTGAATGCCGATGGTTCGCTTGATGACTCATTTCTGGGCACAGCCAATGGTTCGGCCTACGCCTTGCTTTTGCAGCCCGACGGCAAAATTCTTCTGGGAGGAAACTTCACCTCTGTTGGGGGAGTGACAAGGCAGCAACTGGCACGACTCAATACAGACGGCAGTCTAGACACCTCTTTTCCGAACCCAGCACTGAATGGACTCATCAATTCCATGGTGTTACAGGCCAATGGAAAGATAATCATCGGTGGACAATTCACAAGTGTTCAGGGCTCGCCTCGCAATCGGTTGGCTCGATTAAATTCGGACGGTTCGCTAGACTCATCGTTCGACCCGAATGTGAACAGCAATGTCCATTCTTTGATGTTGCAGAAAGATGGCCGTCTATTGGTCGGAGGTGTTTTCTCTATGGTCGGAAGTGAGCCTAGAAACTCAATTGCCCGGCTAACTAATGATGCGGCTGATGATCAGCTTGCGGTCATTAGTGGGAATGAGATTCAATGGCTCCGCGGAGGATCGTCACCTGAAGTCAACTGGACTGAGTTTGAGGTATCGATGGATGGCGGCACCCAGTGGGTGCTTCTGGGTAAAGGAGAGCGCATCAGTGGCGGATGGCAGATGACGAATCTCAATTTGCCGGATGGCGGATATATTCGAGCACGTGGGATTGTTACGGGCGGGCGATTTTCCGGCAGTTCTTGGTGGGTGGAATCTCTCAAAGGATATCATCGGACCATGGTGGTCGAACAGCCAGCCGGGCAGGCTCTCGAAAACATCACGTCGAGCGTGAACTTCGGTCCGGTCGCTCCAGACTCGTCAGCCACCAGAGAGTTTACGCTGAAAAATACGGGTGCAGTGGCCTTGGAGGGCTTGAGTTTCTCGTTGGTCGGCCTGCCTTCTTCAGGTTTTTCTATCAAAGGAACTCCGGCGACGACTCTGCAAGCAGGTGAAAATATGCAAGTGGCTGTAATCTTGACGGGTTCAGAGGTTGGAGACCAAGTCGGTTCCCTTCGTATAGTGAGCAATGCTTCACAAGATGCCTTTGATATCCATCTGACCGGGCAAGTCTTATCATTCGATACCGACAGCGATGGTGATGGACTTAACGACGCCTCTGAGCTGCAAATGGCAGCGCTCGGCTTCGATTGGCAGATCTCTCAGGGAGAGTTGGTCGCTACTTTGTTTGATCATGCTAGCAAAGCAGGGCTCTATACCGCAGATCAGGTGCAAACTTTAAACATCGGCGCGCGCTTGGTTCAGCGAAATGCCGCGACCCAGAGTTTTTCATTTTCGATTGGCCTGAAAAAATCAACGGATCTAGTGTCCTATGAAGATGTGTTTCTAACAGCTCCAATGGCCACTTTTACCGCTGAGGGTAAGCTGGAGTTTCAGTTGGATGCGCCAGAGAAGACTCAATTCTTCAGGTTAGAGGCACATTAGCATCACACTTGTCCAGGATCGGGTCTTGACGACTTGCTGAAGTGTCTTTACCTCGACCTCCTCCAACCGCTCATGACCCGTTTTCGCCCCTGCATTGATCTCCACGACGGCCGTGTGAAACAAATCGTGGGCTCAAGCCTGAGTGACTCCGGTAGCGGGCTGAAAACCAATTTCGTCAGTGACCGAGATTCGGCCTGGTATGCTCGCCAGTATCAGGAAGACGGGCTCACAGGCGGGCACGTGATCTTGTTAGGGCCTGGCAACGAAGAGGCGGCTAAGAGTGCTCTCTCCGCCTATCCGCAAGGGCTTCAAGTGGGGGGGGGCATCCGACCCTGCAACGCGGCGGAATATCTGGAGGCGGGGGCCAGTCACGTCATCGTGACCAGCTACCTCTTTGAGACCGATGGCACCTTCTCCGAGACGCGTTTGCAAAAAATGGTGGCGGCGGCGGGTAAGGATCGCCTCGTCATTGATCTGAGCTGCAAGGCGACTGCCAGCGGCTGGACGGTGGCCATGAATCGCTGGCAGACGCTGACGGACCTGCATGTTACCCCCGAGACTCTGAAATATCTGGCAGAGCACTGTGCGGAGTTTCTTATTCACGCCGTGGATGTGGAGGGTAAGTGCGAAGGCATGGATGAAGCCCTCGTCGTGTTTCTTGGCCAGCACAGCTCCATCCCGATGACCTACGCCGGGGGCATCCGCCATCTGGATGATCTGCGCCGCTTGGACGTTCTGAGTCACGGACGTGTGGATGGCACCATCGGCAGTGCCCTGGATATGTTCGGCGGCTCGGGCGCACGTTATGCCGACTGTGTCGCCTTTAATCGTCGTTAAACTCTCTTTTCTACCGCGTATAGACTTCTCCACTTTTGCCTCATGAAAATCATTCGTTATTCAGATTCCTCCGGTCAGATCGGTTATGCTGCTCAACAAGCCGATGGTTCGGCCAAGGTCATCCAGGGAGATATCTTTGGCAGTTTTGAAGTCACTGATGCGGTGGCAGGTGTGGCAAAGATTTTAGC
This genomic interval carries:
- a CDS encoding ParA family protein, whose translation is MPSHIVAFLNFKGGVGKTTNTVNIAAIMAMHKQLAGRRVLVIDLDPQSNTTLWLINREGYRKAFENDLTIHKLFTSFEKGGKPDLSSLIQTGVLENLTTGGRLDLVPGSFQMLELEERPSLGHHIKQADGVLAAALRPLREDYDYILIDCPPAWSLFTRNALRAADFILVPYTPDYLALEGIKWINQLLRKYTHDSAPNRVAKLGGVIVNRYRNFQPVQAALLEMREVLDVYSQLQNLDIQVFEPMIREASAVTDSNNVQQALVTERPYDPVTKDLVALTQNLITFFQRFPKPDA
- the rsfS gene encoding ribosome silencing factor, with the translated sequence MESIEIARLCAKYADDKKAENIMLLDLRGLSPVTDFFVIATASSNPQLRAVRDEIVEQLREEHGEKPLFSDGTYESQWLIVNFPNVLVHILSPEKREYYALEELWGDAPKLDWNDTAPIADPTPRAPKKKPAKKTAAKKTAKKAPAKKAAKKAAKKSK
- a CDS encoding choice-of-anchor D domain-containing protein, translated to MRKNLILSLFTDMLVFPPSKKAWLVRWSFWCSLLWLTNTVWAAGEVDPNFNPDANNNVYAFSIQPDDRIVIGGNFTSVGGQSLSRLTRLLSNGLLDPSFPGSVSSVVYGLNQQADRKLLLSGYFNTVNGQARGSGALLSQDGVLGSGFNFQSNQSVEVAVPQADGGIIVGGFFTQLMGATRNYIARVNAGGELDTVFNPDANDVVRTVAVTPEGKIIIAGSFTTIGGTSKTRIARLNADGSLDDSFLGTANGSAYALLLQPDGKILLGGNFTSVGGVTRQQLARLNTDGSLDTSFPNPALNGLINSMVLQANGKIIIGGQFTSVQGSPRNRLARLNSDGSLDSSFDPNVNSNVHSLMLQKDGRLLVGGVFSMVGSEPRNSIARLTNDAADDQLAVISGNEIQWLRGGSSPEVNWTEFEVSMDGGTQWVLLGKGERISGGWQMTNLNLPDGGYIRARGIVTGGRFSGSSWWVESLKGYHRTMVVEQPAGQALENITSSVNFGPVAPDSSATREFTLKNTGAVALEGLSFSLVGLPSSGFSIKGTPATTLQAGENMQVAVILTGSEVGDQVGSLRIVSNASQDAFDIHLTGQVLSFDTDSDGDGLNDASELQMAALGFDWQISQGELVATLFDHASKAGLYTADQVQTLNIGARLVQRNAATQSFSFSIGLKKSTDLVSYEDVFLTAPMATFTAEGKLEFQLDAPEKTQFFRLEAH
- the hisA gene encoding phosphoribosylformimino-5-aminoimidazole carboxamide ribotide isomerase, producing the protein MTRFRPCIDLHDGRVKQIVGSSLSDSGSGLKTNFVSDRDSAWYARQYQEDGLTGGHVILLGPGNEEAAKSALSAYPQGLQVGGGIRPCNAAEYLEAGASHVIVTSYLFETDGTFSETRLQKMVAAAGKDRLVIDLSCKATASGWTVAMNRWQTLTDLHVTPETLKYLAEHCAEFLIHAVDVEGKCEGMDEALVVFLGQHSSIPMTYAGGIRHLDDLRRLDVLSHGRVDGTIGSALDMFGGSGARYADCVAFNRR